The following are from one region of the Stenotrophomonas lactitubi genome:
- a CDS encoding ABC transporter permease translates to MDIRPILSTLRRHKTAAALIVLEIALTCAIVCNALFLVTQRVEKISQPSGLVENELVMVRVNGIGKQTNAMARTNEDLASLRAIPGVTNVTKVNQLPFRRNSSNTSISRERDQERPTAFVSLYMFSENALPTLGLQLVAGRDFLPSEYIDYEEAQKNPKPDRAAPVIINQQVAAKMYPDQSALGKTFYMGNQGLHVVGVVAHLATPTDYNDNSTLSMMLPVRTDFTRGPYMLRTSPERRDEVLKGALAALEHNDPNRLVREKLTYQEQRADYFKNDRSMVGLLVTVCIALLVVTALGIVGLASFWVQQRSKQIGIRRALGATRGQILRYFQTENFLLATLGIVLGMLAAYAINLALMNMYELPRMPLLYLPLGAVLLWMLGQIAVFGPARRAAAVPPAVATRGA, encoded by the coding sequence ATGGACATCCGCCCCATCCTCAGCACCCTGCGCCGGCACAAGACCGCAGCCGCATTGATCGTGCTGGAAATTGCCCTGACCTGCGCCATCGTCTGCAATGCCCTGTTCCTGGTCACCCAGCGCGTGGAAAAGATCAGCCAGCCCAGCGGCCTGGTCGAGAACGAACTGGTGATGGTCCGGGTCAACGGCATCGGCAAGCAGACCAACGCCATGGCCCGCACCAACGAAGACCTCGCGTCGCTGCGCGCGATCCCCGGCGTGACCAACGTGACCAAGGTCAACCAGCTGCCGTTCCGCCGCAACTCGAGCAACACCAGCATCTCGCGCGAGCGTGACCAGGAACGCCCCACCGCCTTCGTTTCGCTGTACATGTTCAGCGAGAACGCTTTGCCGACGCTGGGCCTGCAGCTGGTCGCCGGCCGCGACTTCCTGCCCAGCGAGTACATCGACTACGAGGAGGCGCAGAAGAATCCCAAGCCTGACCGCGCCGCGCCGGTGATCATCAACCAGCAGGTCGCCGCCAAGATGTACCCGGACCAGAGCGCGCTGGGCAAGACGTTCTACATGGGCAACCAGGGCCTGCATGTGGTGGGCGTGGTCGCCCACCTGGCCACTCCGACCGACTACAACGACAACAGCACCCTGTCGATGATGCTGCCGGTGCGTACCGACTTCACCCGCGGGCCGTACATGCTGCGGACCTCGCCGGAGCGCCGCGATGAAGTGTTGAAGGGCGCGCTGGCTGCGTTGGAGCACAACGACCCCAATCGCCTGGTGCGCGAGAAGCTGACCTACCAGGAACAGCGCGCCGACTACTTCAAGAACGACCGCTCGATGGTCGGCCTGCTGGTCACCGTGTGCATCGCGCTGCTGGTGGTCACCGCACTGGGCATCGTCGGCCTGGCCAGCTTCTGGGTGCAGCAGCGCAGCAAGCAGATCGGCATCCGCCGCGCATTGGGCGCCACCCGTGGGCAGATCCTGCGCTACTTCCAGACCGAGAACTTCCTGCTGGCTACGTTGGGCATCGTGCTGGGCATGCTGGCGGCCTACGCCATCAACCTGGCGCTGATGAACATGTACGAACTGCCGCGCATGCCGCTGCTGTACCTGCCGCTGGGTGCGGTGCTGCTGTGGATGCTGGGCCAGATCGCGGTGTTCGGCCCGGCCCGCCGTGCCGCTGCCGTGCCGCCGGCCGTCGCCACGCGGGGGGCGTGA
- a CDS encoding PDZ domain-containing protein, which translates to MRAGLLLVLLALPLPVLAGSSSSQTLQWRQDDARLALRSTEGVVRVDAASPEARFGVRSGDRILRVNDSPVRQIEQLADAMQAASTATVYLLLRRDGRMLTVPVNVAQWRPALAPPPPPPAPPPPPPPRR; encoded by the coding sequence ATGCGCGCCGGCCTGCTGCTGGTGTTGTTGGCCCTGCCGCTGCCGGTGCTCGCCGGCAGCAGCAGCTCGCAGACCCTGCAGTGGCGCCAGGACGATGCGCGGCTGGCACTGCGCTCGACCGAGGGCGTGGTACGGGTGGATGCGGCCAGCCCGGAAGCGCGCTTCGGTGTGCGCAGCGGCGACCGCATCCTGCGCGTGAACGATTCGCCGGTGCGGCAGATCGAGCAGCTCGCCGACGCCATGCAGGCGGCATCGACGGCCACCGTCTACCTGCTGCTGCGTCGCGATGGCCGGATGCTCACCGTGCCGGTGAACGTGGCCCAGTGGCGCCCCGCGTTGGCCCCTCCACCACCGCCTCCGGCTCCCCCGCCGCCGCCCCCGCCACGGCGCTGA
- a CDS encoding sigma-54-dependent transcriptional regulator, whose amino-acid sequence MPAILIIDDNASVGTALDVLFSLHDIDTLLAQSPAEGLALLESQAVDLVIQDMNFSEDTTSGEEGEALFAQIRERHPDLPVILLTAWTHLSSAVDLVKAGAADYLAKPWDDRKLLTTVNNLLELSEARRELDQRRQREQRQRHALEDKYALCGAVFADPASERVIALACQVARSELPVLITGPNGAGKEKIAQIIQANSLVAKGPFVAVNCGALPSELIEAELFGAEAGAYTGANKAREGKFEAADGGTLFLDEIGNLSLGGQMKLLRVLETGRFERLGSNRERQVKVRVVSATNADLPAMIREGTFREDLYYRLNTVELTLPPLADRPGDIVPLAEHFLSIGKPLSSAAASALQRHLWPGNVRELRNVIQRAELLATGNRIEVADLNLPRAPAAPRPTPSAGNDPDRARIEEVLARNHGVIAQAANELGLSRQALYRRMDRHGIPRE is encoded by the coding sequence ATGCCCGCGATCCTGATCATCGACGACAACGCCAGCGTGGGAACCGCGCTGGACGTGCTGTTCTCCCTGCACGACATCGACACCCTGCTGGCGCAGAGCCCGGCCGAAGGGCTGGCGCTGCTGGAGTCACAGGCGGTCGACCTGGTGATCCAGGACATGAACTTCAGCGAGGACACCACCTCTGGCGAGGAAGGCGAGGCACTGTTCGCGCAGATCCGCGAACGCCACCCCGACCTGCCGGTGATCCTGCTGACTGCGTGGACCCACCTGAGCAGTGCGGTGGACCTGGTCAAGGCCGGTGCCGCCGATTACCTGGCCAAACCCTGGGATGACCGCAAGCTGCTGACCACGGTCAACAACCTGCTGGAACTGTCCGAAGCGCGGCGCGAACTGGACCAGCGACGCCAGCGCGAGCAACGCCAGCGCCATGCACTGGAAGACAAGTACGCGTTGTGCGGCGCGGTGTTCGCCGACCCCGCCAGCGAACGGGTGATCGCCCTGGCCTGCCAGGTCGCGCGCTCGGAGCTGCCGGTGCTGATCACCGGCCCCAATGGCGCGGGCAAGGAGAAGATCGCGCAGATCATCCAGGCCAACTCGCTGGTGGCCAAGGGCCCGTTCGTTGCAGTGAACTGCGGCGCCCTGCCCTCCGAACTGATCGAGGCCGAGCTGTTCGGTGCCGAGGCCGGCGCCTATACCGGCGCCAACAAGGCGCGCGAAGGCAAGTTCGAGGCGGCCGATGGCGGCACGCTGTTCCTGGATGAAATCGGCAACCTGTCGCTGGGCGGGCAGATGAAGCTGCTGCGCGTGCTGGAGACCGGGCGCTTCGAACGCCTGGGCTCCAACCGCGAACGCCAGGTCAAGGTGCGCGTGGTCAGTGCGACCAATGCCGATCTGCCGGCGATGATCCGCGAGGGTACGTTCCGCGAAGACCTCTACTACCGGCTCAACACGGTGGAACTGACGCTGCCGCCACTGGCCGACCGCCCCGGCGACATCGTGCCGTTGGCCGAGCATTTCCTCAGCATCGGCAAGCCGCTGTCCAGCGCGGCGGCCAGTGCGCTGCAGCGGCATCTGTGGCCGGGCAACGTGCGCGAGCTGCGCAACGTGATCCAGCGTGCCGAACTGCTGGCCACCGGCAACCGCATCGAGGTAGCCGATCTCAACCTGCCGCGCGCGCCTGCTGCGCCGCGCCCGACGCCGAGCGCCGGCAATGATCCCGACCGCGCACGCATCGAAGAAGTGCTGGCGCGCAACCACGGGGTCATCGCGCAGGCGGCCAACGAGCTTGGACTGAGCCGGCAGGCGCTGTACCGGCGCATGGACCGTCACGGCATCCCACGCGAATGA
- a CDS encoding sensor histidine kinase: MKRRSFTFRLFLRLLPVLALSAALPWLLAYWMDHGWVVTTVSTIILLSLMWWTLRRATAPVRSLMRALSGTTSSYRDGEYNFGIYWPGNDELGDLVQAHRELGEVLRAQRQGLVQRELLLDTMVQNTPVAMLLIAAGGDGISRVVFSNLAARKLLHGGWKLEGQRMEDVLEQLPVELRDAIGRGGDSLFAVKSEHEDGVEGDEDDEQVYHLSRRAFQLNGRPHDLLLVRQLTAELRRQEVQTWKKVIRVISHELNNSLAPIASLAHSGGELVKRERFDRLPEIFTTIEDRARHLEGFIRGYARFAKLPQPQLQTVHWAPFLSSLCQQIPFTMERELDEELSSRIDIAQFGQALLNLLKNAHEACAEADPPNDDVQVQLTRLPQWLRLDVLDRGKGMNEQVLQNALMPFYSTKRNGTGLGLALTREIVEAHGGRVSLQNRTDGGLCVSILLPVG; encoded by the coding sequence ATGAAACGACGCTCCTTCACCTTCCGCCTGTTCCTGCGCCTGCTGCCGGTGCTGGCGTTGTCTGCTGCGCTGCCGTGGCTGCTGGCCTACTGGATGGACCATGGCTGGGTGGTGACCACGGTCTCCACGATCATCCTGCTGTCATTGATGTGGTGGACGCTGCGCCGCGCCACCGCACCGGTGCGCTCGTTGATGCGGGCGCTGTCCGGGACCACCAGCAGCTACCGCGACGGTGAGTACAACTTCGGCATCTACTGGCCCGGCAACGACGAACTGGGTGACCTGGTGCAGGCACACCGCGAACTGGGCGAGGTGCTGCGCGCACAGCGCCAGGGCCTGGTGCAGCGCGAACTGCTGCTGGACACCATGGTGCAGAACACACCGGTGGCAATGCTGCTGATCGCTGCCGGTGGCGATGGCATTTCCCGCGTGGTGTTCTCCAACCTGGCGGCGCGCAAGCTGCTGCACGGCGGCTGGAAGCTGGAAGGCCAGCGCATGGAAGACGTGCTTGAACAGTTGCCGGTTGAACTGCGCGATGCCATCGGCCGCGGCGGCGACAGCCTGTTCGCGGTGAAGTCGGAACACGAAGACGGCGTGGAGGGAGACGAGGACGACGAACAGGTCTATCACCTCTCGCGCCGCGCGTTCCAGCTCAACGGCCGTCCGCATGACCTGCTGCTGGTACGCCAGCTCACTGCCGAACTGCGCCGGCAGGAAGTGCAGACCTGGAAGAAGGTGATCCGGGTGATCAGCCACGAGCTCAACAACTCGCTGGCGCCGATCGCATCGCTGGCACACTCCGGCGGCGAACTGGTCAAGCGCGAACGCTTCGACCGGCTGCCGGAGATCTTCACCACCATTGAAGACCGCGCACGGCATCTGGAAGGCTTCATCCGGGGCTACGCACGTTTCGCCAAGCTGCCGCAGCCGCAGCTGCAGACCGTGCACTGGGCGCCGTTCCTGTCCAGCCTGTGCCAGCAGATTCCGTTCACGATGGAGCGTGAACTCGACGAGGAGCTGAGCAGCCGGATCGACATCGCCCAGTTCGGCCAGGCCCTGCTCAACCTGCTGAAGAACGCGCACGAGGCCTGCGCCGAAGCAGATCCGCCGAACGACGACGTGCAGGTGCAGCTGACCCGGCTGCCGCAGTGGTTGCGGCTGGATGTGCTGGACCGGGGCAAGGGCATGAACGAGCAGGTGCTGCAGAATGCGCTGATGCCGTTCTATTCGACCAAGCGCAATGGCACCGGGCTGGGGCTGGCACTCACCCGCGAGATCGTCGAGGCGCACGGCGGCAGGGTATCGCTGCAGAACCGCACCGACGGCGGGCTGTGCGTGTCGATCCTGTTGCCGGTGGGGTAG
- a CDS encoding GNAT family N-acetyltransferase: MAGSVPSRKAEPRPPRVGELDALPRIEQRAGELLRGHEAYPVFAGHGLDLLTLQAGLQRDQLWVIDGADGSIAGYLLGGALDGDFHVLQMDVDPGHARRGYGRALLRHALAEAKALGYPGAVLTTLSDVPWNAAFYASEGFKVLPEAEWSAGLRAVMAEEAALGFPMHLRVAMRRVL, encoded by the coding sequence ATGGCTGGCAGCGTCCCATCAAGAAAAGCTGAGCCGAGGCCACCGCGCGTCGGCGAACTCGACGCATTGCCCCGCATCGAACAGCGTGCGGGCGAACTGCTGCGCGGGCATGAGGCGTACCCGGTGTTCGCCGGTCATGGACTGGATCTGCTCACGCTGCAGGCTGGACTGCAGCGTGACCAGCTGTGGGTCATCGACGGCGCCGATGGCAGCATCGCCGGCTACCTGCTGGGCGGTGCGCTCGACGGTGATTTCCACGTGCTGCAGATGGATGTGGATCCCGGCCACGCGCGGCGTGGTTATGGCCGAGCGTTGCTGCGGCATGCACTCGCCGAGGCCAAGGCGCTTGGCTATCCGGGGGCGGTGCTGACCACGTTGTCCGATGTTCCGTGGAATGCGGCTTTCTATGCCAGCGAAGGATTCAAGGTGCTGCCGGAGGCAGAGTGGAGCGCGGGCTTGCGAGCGGTGATGGCCGAGGAGGCCGCATTGGGATTCCCGATGCACCTGCGGGTGGCAATGCGACGGGTGCTTTAG
- the glmU gene encoding bifunctional UDP-N-acetylglucosamine diphosphorylase/glucosamine-1-phosphate N-acetyltransferase GlmU: protein MTQPLHVIILAAGAGKRMKSLLPKVLQPIAGQPMLAHVIATARELQPAAIHVVYGHGGDQVRHYFADQPDLLWAEQAQQLGTGHAVAQAMPEVPDAAQVLVLYGDVPLIRAQTLRDLLAQPGRLAVLVADVEDPTGYGRVLRDAEGKVGAIVEQKDADDEQRRVRIINTGIITAESTALRRWLSQLSNSNAQGEYYLTDVFAFAAREFTPAEMALVADAQDAEGANDPWQLSQLERAWQRRAVRALCIQGARVRDPARVDIRGEVIVGSDVMIDVDVILEGKVVLGDGVTIGPFTRLKDVTLGAGTEVRAHCDVEGVVSEGAAQIGPFARLRPGTVLADGVHVGNFVETKKVTLGVGSKANHLTYLGDAVIGSKVNIGAGTITCNYDGVNKSTTTIGDNAFIGSNSSLVAPVLIGEGATIAAGSVITRTAPDGKLTVARARQETIDGWQRPIKKS from the coding sequence ATGACCCAACCCCTGCACGTGATCATCCTCGCCGCTGGCGCCGGCAAGCGCATGAAGTCGTTGCTGCCCAAGGTACTGCAGCCGATTGCCGGTCAGCCGATGCTGGCGCATGTGATCGCCACGGCGCGCGAACTGCAGCCGGCTGCCATCCACGTGGTGTACGGCCACGGTGGGGACCAGGTGCGACACTACTTCGCTGACCAGCCGGACCTGTTGTGGGCTGAACAAGCGCAGCAGCTGGGTACCGGCCACGCCGTTGCCCAGGCCATGCCGGAGGTGCCCGATGCCGCGCAGGTGCTGGTGTTGTACGGCGATGTGCCCTTGATCCGTGCGCAGACCCTGCGCGATCTGCTGGCGCAACCGGGCCGGCTGGCCGTGCTGGTCGCCGATGTCGAGGATCCCACCGGCTATGGTCGCGTGCTGCGCGATGCCGAAGGCAAGGTGGGGGCGATCGTCGAGCAGAAGGATGCCGATGACGAACAGCGCCGGGTGCGCATCATCAACACCGGCATCATCACTGCCGAGTCGACCGCGCTGCGCCGTTGGCTGTCACAGCTGTCCAACAGCAACGCACAGGGCGAGTATTACCTGACCGATGTGTTCGCCTTCGCCGCCCGTGAGTTCACTCCGGCGGAGATGGCCCTGGTGGCCGATGCGCAGGACGCGGAAGGCGCGAACGATCCATGGCAGCTCTCGCAGCTGGAACGCGCCTGGCAACGCCGCGCAGTGCGTGCGCTGTGCATCCAGGGCGCGCGCGTGCGGGATCCGGCGCGGGTGGACATCCGCGGTGAAGTGATCGTCGGCAGCGACGTGATGATCGATGTCGATGTGATCCTGGAAGGCAAGGTGGTGCTCGGCGATGGCGTCACCATCGGTCCGTTCACCCGGCTGAAGGACGTCACGCTCGGCGCGGGCACCGAGGTGCGCGCGCACTGCGATGTCGAAGGTGTCGTCAGCGAGGGGGCGGCACAGATCGGCCCGTTCGCGCGCCTGCGCCCCGGTACCGTGCTGGCCGATGGCGTGCACGTGGGCAACTTCGTGGAAACCAAGAAAGTCACCCTGGGGGTGGGCAGCAAGGCCAACCACCTGACCTACCTGGGCGATGCGGTGATCGGCAGCAAGGTCAACATCGGTGCGGGCACCATCACCTGCAACTATGACGGCGTGAACAAGTCGACCACCACCATCGGTGACAACGCCTTCATCGGCTCCAACAGTTCGCTGGTGGCGCCGGTGCTGATCGGTGAAGGGGCGACGATCGCTGCAGGTTCGGTCATCACCCGCACTGCGCCGGACGGCAAGCTGACCGTGGCCCGTGCGCGCCAGGAAACGATCGATGGCTGGCAGCGTCCCATCAAGAAAAGCTGA
- a CDS encoding glycosyltransferase family 2 protein encodes MNIPPPTSPTTAVRPDDSPRIAVVIPCYRVRAHILQVIAGIGPEVGWIIAVDDACPEASGAWIREHCTDPRVIVVHHEQNQGVGGATLTGYQHALQTPAHVVVKLDGDGQMDAGLLPRFASPLLSGHADYAKGNRFHRVGFVRGMPWVRLAGNAALSFMTKLSSGYWQIADPTNGYTAIRSEVLQELELERIAKRYFFESDLLYHLNQVRAVVIDVPMRARYEDETSSLSPLRILGPFLLGHLRNTLRRLLYSYGIRGFSLASVELLLGSVLLAGGGIFGLWRWCLSADSGVPATAGTVMIAGLPIIVGMQMLLSWLNFDVASEPRQPVHRLLGVEQALRSVIGKPRQ; translated from the coding sequence ATGAACATCCCCCCTCCGACCAGCCCCACCACAGCGGTCCGGCCCGACGACTCGCCGCGCATTGCGGTGGTGATCCCGTGCTATCGCGTGCGCGCGCATATCCTGCAGGTCATCGCCGGCATCGGACCGGAAGTGGGCTGGATCATCGCCGTCGATGATGCCTGTCCCGAGGCAAGCGGCGCCTGGATTCGCGAACACTGCACCGATCCGCGCGTCATCGTGGTCCATCACGAGCAGAACCAGGGAGTGGGTGGTGCCACGCTGACCGGCTACCAGCACGCGCTGCAGACACCTGCCCATGTGGTGGTCAAGCTCGACGGCGACGGGCAGATGGATGCCGGCCTGCTTCCCCGCTTTGCCAGCCCACTTCTGTCCGGCCACGCGGACTACGCCAAGGGCAACCGCTTCCATCGCGTCGGCTTCGTGCGCGGCATGCCTTGGGTGCGCCTGGCTGGCAATGCGGCGCTTTCGTTCATGACCAAGCTGTCCAGCGGATACTGGCAGATCGCTGATCCGACCAACGGCTACACGGCGATCCGCAGTGAAGTACTGCAGGAGCTGGAGCTCGAGCGGATCGCAAAGCGCTACTTCTTCGAATCGGACCTGCTGTATCACCTCAACCAGGTGCGTGCCGTGGTGATCGATGTACCGATGCGCGCCCGCTATGAAGACGAAACCAGCAGCCTGAGCCCGTTACGCATCCTTGGCCCGTTCCTGCTGGGGCATCTGCGCAATACCCTGCGTCGCCTGCTTTACAGCTACGGCATACGCGGCTTCTCGCTGGCCAGCGTAGAACTGCTGCTTGGCAGCGTCCTACTGGCCGGCGGCGGCATATTTGGCCTTTGGCGGTGGTGCCTCTCAGCCGACAGTGGTGTACCGGCCACTGCGGGTACCGTGATGATCGCCGGCCTGCCCATCATCGTGGGCATGCAGATGCTGTTGTCCTGGCTCAATTTCGATGTAGCCAGCGAACCGCGGCAACCCGTGCATCGTCTGCTTGGCGTCGAACAGGCCCTGCGCAGCGTCATCGGGAAGCCTCGGCAATGA
- a CDS encoding GtrA family protein → MTLLRQGSAYIVIGLVQLLLDWLVFVGSTALGLPVAPANIVGRLAGMLLGFWLNGRYTFAAAGQQRLGWKRFARFFLLWILLTAASTLLVTAVDHAVGLQYTWLAKPLVEGGLALVTFVLLRHVVYR, encoded by the coding sequence ATGACCCTCCTGCGCCAGGGCAGCGCATACATCGTCATCGGCCTGGTGCAGCTGCTGCTGGACTGGCTGGTGTTCGTGGGAAGCACCGCACTCGGGCTGCCGGTCGCTCCTGCCAACATCGTCGGCCGTTTGGCCGGCATGCTGCTCGGCTTCTGGCTCAATGGCCGCTATACCTTTGCTGCCGCCGGCCAACAGCGCCTGGGCTGGAAGCGCTTCGCGCGCTTCTTCCTGCTTTGGATTCTGCTCACCGCGGCCAGCACCCTGCTGGTGACGGCGGTCGACCATGCGGTGGGGCTGCAGTACACGTGGCTCGCCAAGCCGCTGGTGGAAGGTGGCCTGGCCCTGGTGACTTTCGTGCTGCTGCGGCACGTCGTGTACCGCTGA
- a CDS encoding F0F1 ATP synthase subunit epsilon: MSTIRCDIVSAEQEIFRGEATLVVATGELGELGIAPKHAPLITRLKPGKVVVTTPSGEQLDFAISGGILEVQPQVVTVLADTAIRAQDIDEASVRKAKEEAERILANRGEAMEVAEAQQKLAEAVVQLQALERLRKTLKH; this comes from the coding sequence ATGAGCACCATCCGTTGCGACATCGTCAGCGCCGAGCAGGAAATCTTCCGTGGCGAAGCGACCCTGGTCGTGGCCACCGGTGAGCTGGGCGAACTGGGCATCGCGCCCAAGCACGCACCGCTGATCACCCGCCTGAAGCCGGGCAAGGTGGTAGTGACCACGCCGAGTGGCGAGCAGCTGGATTTCGCCATTTCCGGCGGCATCCTGGAAGTGCAGCCGCAGGTGGTGACCGTGCTGGCCGACACCGCGATCCGCGCACAGGACATCGACGAAGCCTCGGTCCGCAAGGCCAAGGAAGAAGCCGAGCGCATCCTGGCCAACCGCGGCGAAGCGATGGAAGTGGCCGAAGCCCAGCAGAAGCTGGCTGAAGCCGTTGTCCAGCTGCAGGCGCTGGAGCGCCTGCGCAAGACCCTCAAGCACTGA
- the atpD gene encoding F0F1 ATP synthase subunit beta: MSQGKIVQIIGAVVDVEFPRESVPKVYHALKVDNTEITLEVQQQLGDGVVRCIALGSTDGLKRNLVATNTERGISVPVGAGTLGRIMDVLGRPIDEAGPVTASDTWEIHRAAPSYEDQSPATELLETGIKVIDLMCPFAKGGKVGLFGGAGVGKTVNMMELINNIAKAHSGLSVFAGVGERTREGNDFYHEMKDSNVLDKVAMVYGQMNEPPGNRLRVALTGLTMAEYFRDEKDENGKGKDVLLFVDNIYRYTLAGTEVSALLGRMPSAVGYQPTLAEEMGVLQERITSTKNGSITSIQAVYVPADDLTDPSPATTFAHLDSTVTLSRSIASLGIYPAVDPLDSTSRQMDPLVIGHEHYDTAQRVQQTLQKYKELKDIIAILGMDELSEEDKQAVSRARKIERFFSQPFHVAEVFTGSPGKYVSLKDTIRGFKAIVDGEYDHLPEQAFYMVGSIEEAVEKAKKMAEKA; encoded by the coding sequence ATGAGTCAGGGCAAGATCGTTCAGATCATCGGCGCCGTCGTCGACGTCGAATTCCCCCGCGAGTCGGTGCCGAAGGTGTACCACGCGCTGAAGGTGGACAACACCGAAATCACCCTGGAAGTGCAGCAGCAGCTCGGTGACGGCGTGGTCCGCTGCATCGCGCTGGGCTCCACCGATGGCCTGAAGCGCAACCTGGTGGCCACCAACACCGAGCGCGGCATCTCCGTGCCGGTCGGCGCTGGCACCCTGGGCCGCATCATGGACGTGCTCGGCCGTCCGATCGACGAAGCCGGTCCGGTTACCGCCAGCGACACCTGGGAAATCCACCGTGCTGCTCCGTCGTACGAAGACCAGTCCCCGGCCACCGAGCTGCTGGAAACCGGCATCAAGGTCATCGACCTGATGTGCCCGTTCGCCAAGGGCGGCAAGGTCGGCCTGTTCGGCGGCGCCGGCGTCGGCAAGACCGTCAACATGATGGAACTGATCAACAACATCGCCAAGGCGCACAGCGGTCTGTCCGTGTTCGCCGGCGTGGGTGAGCGTACCCGTGAGGGCAACGACTTCTACCACGAGATGAAGGACTCCAACGTCCTGGACAAGGTCGCGATGGTGTACGGCCAGATGAACGAGCCGCCGGGCAACCGTCTGCGCGTCGCCCTGACCGGCCTGACCATGGCCGAGTACTTCCGCGACGAGAAGGACGAGAACGGCAAGGGCAAGGACGTGCTGCTGTTCGTGGACAACATCTACCGCTACACCCTGGCCGGTACCGAAGTGTCGGCACTGCTGGGTCGTATGCCGTCGGCAGTGGGCTACCAGCCGACCCTGGCCGAGGAAATGGGCGTCCTGCAGGAGCGCATCACCTCGACCAAGAATGGTTCGATCACCTCGATCCAGGCCGTCTACGTGCCGGCCGATGACTTGACCGATCCGTCGCCGGCGACCACCTTCGCCCACCTTGACTCGACCGTGACCCTGTCGCGTTCGATCGCTTCGCTGGGTATCTACCCGGCGGTCGATCCGCTGGATTCCACCAGCCGCCAGATGGACCCGCTGGTCATCGGCCACGAGCACTACGACACCGCCCAGCGCGTCCAGCAGACCTTGCAGAAGTACAAGGAACTGAAGGACATCATCGCCATCCTGGGCATGGACGAACTGTCCGAAGAAGACAAGCAGGCCGTGTCGCGCGCCCGCAAGATCGAGCGCTTCTTCAGCCAGCCATTCCACGTGGCCGAAGTGTTCACCGGCTCGCCGGGCAAGTACGTGTCGCTGAAGGACACCATCCGTGGCTTCAAGGCCATCGTCGATGGCGAGTACGACCACCTGCCGGAGCAGGCGTTCTACATGGTCGGCAGCATCGAAGAAGCGGTCGAGAAGGCCAAGAAGATGGCCGAGAAGGCCTGA
- the atpG gene encoding F0F1 ATP synthase subunit gamma has product MASGREIKTKIKSVQNTRKVTRALEMVSASKIRKAQDRMKTSRPYAQAMKQVIGHLAQASTDYQHPFLVEREQVKRVGFIVISSDRGLAGGLNNNLFRKMLGEAKAWQDKGAEVDLVTIGQKASTFFRRVKVNMVGTVTHIGDTPKLESLIGVIKVMLDAFTEGKVDRVYLVYNRFVNTMVQKASFDQLLPLPAAEKQVAHHDWDYLYEPDAATVLEHVMTRYIESLVYQALLENVASEHAARMVAMKSASDNANKLIGTLQLVYNKARQAAITQEISEIVGGAAAV; this is encoded by the coding sequence ATGGCAAGCGGACGCGAAATCAAAACCAAGATCAAGAGCGTGCAGAACACCCGCAAGGTGACGCGCGCCCTGGAAATGGTCTCGGCCTCCAAGATCCGCAAGGCGCAGGATCGGATGAAGACCTCGCGTCCGTACGCGCAGGCGATGAAGCAGGTGATCGGCCACCTGGCGCAGGCCAGCACCGACTACCAGCATCCGTTCCTGGTCGAGCGTGAGCAGGTCAAGCGGGTCGGTTTCATCGTGATCTCCTCCGATCGCGGTCTGGCCGGCGGCCTCAACAACAACCTGTTCCGCAAGATGCTTGGCGAAGCCAAGGCCTGGCAGGACAAGGGCGCCGAAGTGGACCTGGTGACCATCGGCCAGAAGGCATCGACCTTCTTCCGCCGGGTCAAGGTGAACATGGTCGGCACGGTGACCCACATCGGCGACACGCCGAAGCTGGAATCGCTGATCGGTGTGATCAAGGTCATGCTCGACGCCTTCACCGAAGGCAAGGTCGACCGCGTGTATCTGGTCTACAACCGCTTCGTCAACACGATGGTGCAGAAGGCCAGCTTCGATCAGCTGCTGCCGCTGCCGGCCGCCGAGAAGCAGGTTGCGCACCACGACTGGGACTACCTGTACGAACCCGATGCCGCGACCGTGCTCGAGCACGTGATGACGCGTTACATCGAGTCGCTGGTGTACCAGGCGCTGCTGGAAAACGTCGCTTCCGAGCATGCCGCGCGCATGGTGGCGATGAAGTCGGCCAGTGACAACGCCAACAAGCTGATCGGAACCCTGCAGCTGGTCTACAACAAGGCCCGCCAGGCAGCGATCACCCAGGAAATCTCCGAAATCGTCGGCGGCGCGGCAGCAGTCTGA